In a genomic window of Mesoplasma tabanidae:
- a CDS encoding glycoside hydrolase family 1 protein: MTKFPKNFLWGASTSAYQIEGAINEGGKVPSIMDRFDEQPSYPEGITGFKEASDHYNKWKEDVALMAEMGFKSYRFSISWPRIIKNLKGDINFEGIKFYNDLIDELLKYNIEPVVTMFHFDTPNFIQEVGGVCTDKFTELFEIYSKVLFENFGSKVKYWLTINELNMFVMAADVIGVVPKDQQLNPWQLMHHLNVAQAKAIKLFRKMCPNGKIGPAPNIGAVYSNSKKPEDYTSKLNIDMVRNWVYLDIVCRGEYSSLFLNAIKKNGLSITITEAEKKLLKESKPDFIAFNYYSTMTSQMPTQKEVHQEKKDQQRGFSIPNFGEAVKNSELPKTEFGWEIDPIGFRNTLREVYDRYQLPVMITENGIGGKEKLEESDKVHDSYRIEYYQQHIKQMGLAIDDGVEMIGYMPWSAIDLVSTHEGISKRYGFVYVNRDEFDLKDMRRIRKDSFFWYKNLIESNGENI; the protein is encoded by the coding sequence ATGACAAAATTTCCAAAAAATTTTTTATGAGGTGCATCAACAAGTGCATATCAAATTGAAGGAGCAATTAACGAGGGCGGTAAAGTCCCTTCTATAATGGATAGGTTTGATGAACAACCTTCATATCCTGAAGGCATAACAGGATTTAAAGAAGCTTCAGATCATTACAACAAATGAAAAGAAGATGTAGCTTTAATGGCTGAAATGGGATTTAAATCTTACAGATTTTCAATATCATGACCAAGAATTATAAAAAATTTAAAAGGTGATATAAATTTTGAAGGAATCAAATTTTATAATGATTTAATAGATGAGCTTTTAAAATATAATATTGAACCAGTTGTAACTATGTTTCACTTTGATACACCAAATTTTATTCAAGAAGTCGGTGGTGTATGCACTGATAAATTTACTGAATTATTTGAAATTTACTCAAAGGTTTTATTTGAAAATTTTGGGTCTAAAGTAAAATATTGATTAACAATTAATGAATTAAATATGTTTGTTATGGCTGCAGATGTAATAGGGGTTGTTCCAAAAGATCAGCAATTAAATCCATGACAATTAATGCATCATTTAAATGTAGCACAAGCAAAAGCAATAAAGCTTTTTAGAAAAATGTGCCCTAATGGTAAAATAGGACCTGCACCAAATATTGGCGCAGTGTATTCTAACTCAAAAAAACCTGAAGATTATACTTCAAAACTTAATATAGATATGGTTAGAAATTGAGTTTATTTAGATATAGTTTGTAGAGGAGAATATAGCTCTTTATTCTTAAATGCAATAAAGAAAAATGGATTGTCTATAACTATAACTGAAGCTGAAAAAAAATTGTTGAAAGAATCTAAGCCAGATTTTATAGCTTTTAATTATTACTCAACAATGACTTCACAAATGCCAACCCAAAAAGAAGTTCATCAAGAGAAAAAAGACCAACAAAGAGGATTTTCTATTCCAAACTTTGGAGAAGCTGTTAAAAATAGTGAGTTACCTAAAACCGAATTTGGATGAGAGATTGATCCAATAGGATTTAGAAATACTTTAAGAGAAGTTTATGATCGCTATCAATTGCCTGTTATGATTACAGAAAATGGTATTGGTGGTAAAGAAAAATTAGAAGAAAGTGACAAAGTACATGATTCTTATAGAATAGAATACTATCAACAACACATTAAACAAATGGGATTAGCAATTGATGATGGTGTGGAAATGATTGGGTACATGCCTTGAAGTGCAATTGACTTAGTTTCTACTCACGAGGGTATTTCAAAAAGATATGGTTTTGTTTATGTTAATAGAGATGAATTTGACTTAAAAGATATGAGAAGAATTAGAAAAGATAGTTTCTTTTGATATAAAAACCTTATAGAAAGCAACGGAGAAAATATATAG
- a CDS encoding ABC transporter ATP-binding protein, whose product MKKKKEISNSRAFIYLFFKYYKQDFKKNWWVIPNFIFWAFMLFLAPLLTNQINLALSLTDAQKAASSGFWLVRFWGLETTELIIISVALLIFNLFNSFLFNWWSNTFAKQIETHLRNEVLEKLIRQDISYYSDKKIGELLTNVISDAQVVGNQAVDIPMNVASAFFQAVIGLALTFILEWRIALVGFVIFMLILIAFFGCYIALVKKWERVRLTLEKTNGNVIDRVISIRLIKSSGTEDYETQYFKDKHVDYYDQGRPIGKWLSLFSVIVFAGDFLLLFTAPVFAAVFFGGGSDTTRMQAFFQIFPAFVMAQGMLTGPIIILFVISGGAAMAGVSSSRILKTLNAESILDFHYHEGKEIKDLKGDIVFKDVKFRYPEKPENLILPNFNFTLQYGKSYAFVGETGSGKSTIAKLLLRFYDPTEGQVLINQKEDLKELNLSNYLSHVGYVEQEPQILFGTVLENIKYGKFDATDDDAIEACKKAELHALVMSWPEGYQTVLGERGFMLSGGQKQRLVIARMILKNPELLILDEATSALDNIVEKEIQNKLNQLMKGRTSVTIAHKLSTIKNVDHIIVLGANGAGIVQEGTFNELTKKEGHFKNLYEAGKIEH is encoded by the coding sequence ATGAAAAAGAAAAAAGAAATTTCGAACAGTCGAGCTTTTATATACTTATTTTTTAAATATTATAAGCAAGATTTTAAAAAGAACTGATGAGTAATTCCTAACTTTATATTTTGAGCATTTATGCTATTCTTAGCTCCTTTGTTAACAAATCAAATAAATTTAGCTTTAAGTTTAACTGATGCTCAAAAAGCCGCATCAAGTGGCTTTTGATTGGTTAGATTTTGAGGATTGGAAACTACTGAGTTAATTATTATTTCTGTAGCTTTATTAATTTTTAACTTATTTAATTCATTTTTATTTAACTGATGATCAAATACATTCGCAAAACAAATTGAGACTCATTTAAGAAATGAAGTATTAGAAAAATTAATAAGACAAGATATTTCATATTATTCTGATAAAAAAATTGGAGAACTTTTAACTAATGTTATTTCAGATGCTCAAGTTGTAGGAAATCAAGCTGTTGATATTCCGATGAATGTAGCTAGTGCATTTTTCCAGGCAGTAATTGGGTTAGCATTAACTTTTATTCTTGAGTGAAGAATTGCATTGGTTGGATTTGTAATTTTTATGCTTATTTTGATTGCATTTTTTGGTTGTTATATTGCATTAGTTAAAAAATGAGAAAGAGTTAGATTAACTTTAGAAAAAACTAATGGTAATGTAATTGATCGTGTTATTTCAATTAGATTAATTAAATCTTCAGGAACAGAAGATTATGAAACACAATATTTTAAAGATAAACATGTTGATTATTATGATCAAGGAAGACCAATTGGAAAATGGCTAAGTTTATTTTCAGTGATTGTTTTTGCTGGTGATTTCTTATTATTATTTACTGCCCCTGTATTTGCCGCTGTGTTTTTTGGTGGAGGATCTGATACAACAAGAATGCAAGCGTTCTTTCAAATTTTTCCTGCTTTTGTTATGGCACAAGGGATGCTAACTGGACCAATTATTATTTTATTTGTAATATCAGGTGGTGCTGCTATGGCTGGGGTTTCATCTTCAAGAATTTTGAAAACATTAAATGCTGAATCAATTTTAGATTTCCATTATCATGAAGGCAAAGAAATTAAAGATTTAAAAGGTGATATTGTTTTTAAAGATGTTAAATTTAGATACCCAGAAAAACCAGAAAACTTAATCTTACCTAATTTTAACTTTACTTTACAGTATGGTAAATCATATGCATTTGTTGGTGAAACTGGTTCTGGTAAATCAACAATTGCTAAATTATTATTAAGATTTTATGATCCAACTGAAGGACAAGTATTAATTAATCAAAAAGAGGATTTAAAGGAATTGAATTTATCAAACTATTTAAGTCACGTTGGTTATGTAGAACAAGAACCACAAATTTTATTTGGAACAGTTTTAGAAAACATTAAATATGGTAAATTTGATGCAACTGATGATGATGCCATTGAAGCATGTAAAAAAGCTGAATTACACGCATTAGTAATGAGTTGACCTGAAGGTTATCAAACAGTTTTAGGTGAACGTGGATTTATGTTATCTGGTGGGCAAAAGCAAAGATTAGTGATTGCTAGAATGATTTTAAAAAATCCTGAGTTATTAATTTTAGATGAAGCTACTTCTGCTTTAGATAATATTGTTGAAAAAGAAATTCAAAATAAATTGAATCAATTAATGAAAGGTAGAACAAGTGTTACTATTGCTCATAAACTTTCAACTATTAAAAATGTAGATCACATTATTGTGCTTGGTGCTAATGGTGCTGGAATAGTACAAGAAGGTACGTTCAATGAATTAACTAAAAAAGAAGGCCATTTTAAAAACTTGTACGAAGCTGGAAAAATCGAACATTAG
- a CDS encoding lipoprotein, with translation MKKLLSIIGALGLSATTAPVLFNSTNTLNTDTNEKTNVEFGTNSLGSFYNTNQLRKVFNTETFNGKGTETSTSNYSVESLSASWISTLIYRKDVNIINLEGNFLVDTSIRTDSFDSILLKRKDIDNNEKATFEGSIIKKDNNGDLIWSIDLETIYYVNEATNKGYVDVKLTNTAFDAYKNDNGVNFVFKAQQENWYINNNISTSQELGNEMLLPISNLTASNSLVVIGKNRETKESTSGLTGNKVDNSLYNLQRTKRISFYGKMRYSISQPNYRYHVMVDSVEFIKNETLSTANELFFETNYQTIYDIPGVETINATLQLTMKISIDPVTNIATFSNKGLIDLDNTSSSVSNSWMEITYAFNKGAIWA, from the coding sequence ATGAAAAAGTTATTATCAATCATTGGTGCTTTGGGATTATCAGCAACAACAGCACCAGTATTATTTAATAGTACAAATACTTTAAACACTGATACAAATGAAAAAACTAACGTAGAATTTGGTACAAATTCTTTAGGATCATTTTATAACACTAATCAATTAAGAAAAGTTTTCAATACAGAGACTTTTAATGGAAAAGGTACAGAAACAAGCACAAGTAATTATTCTGTAGAAAGTTTATCAGCATCTTGAATTTCTACTTTAATTTATAGAAAAGATGTAAACATAATTAATTTAGAAGGAAACTTTTTAGTTGACACATCAATTAGAACTGATTCTTTTGATTCAATTTTATTGAAAAGAAAAGATATTGACAATAATGAAAAAGCCACATTTGAAGGATCAATTATTAAAAAAGATAATAATGGTGATTTAATTTGGAGCATTGATTTAGAAACAATATACTATGTAAACGAAGCAACAAATAAGGGATATGTAGATGTTAAACTTACAAATACAGCATTTGATGCATATAAAAATGACAACGGTGTAAATTTTGTATTCAAAGCGCAACAAGAAAACTGATATATAAATAACAATATAAGTACAAGCCAAGAACTAGGAAACGAAATGTTATTGCCAATTTCTAACCTAACAGCATCAAATAGTCTTGTTGTTATAGGAAAAAATAGAGAAACAAAGGAATCTACATCTGGTTTAACAGGAAATAAAGTTGATAATTCATTATATAACTTACAAAGAACTAAAAGAATTTCATTTTATGGAAAAATGAGATACTCAATTAGTCAACCTAATTATAGATATCATGTTATGGTAGATTCAGTTGAATTTATAAAAAATGAAACTTTATCAACAGCAAATGAATTATTTTTTGAAACTAATTATCAAACAATTTATGATATTCCAGGAGTTGAAACTATTAATGCAACTTTACAATTAACTATGAAAATATCAATTGATCCTGTAACTAACATTGCAACTTTCTCAAACAAAGGATTAATAGATTTAGATAACACAAGTTCTTCTGTTTCAAACTCATGAATGGAAATAACATATGCTTTTAATAAAGGAGCTATTTGAGCTTAA
- a CDS encoding glucose PTS transporter subunit IIA, producing MNIKVYAPVDCEVKEITKCSDKTFSQKMMGEGIVIVPIKNNFVLPFDKGLVSVIFDTKHAFGFEINENLSSIIHCGLETVSLEGKPFDVKIKENTYLQKGDPIFDVDLKYLKSQNVSSETPIIFEPASDKTIKLTNLKEGKAKQGDLICEIEISNKIQSSKDFFVTKNKYQNAYSIINTAVGLKSNYSEVYNCMTRLRFKIIDKNLVNEENIKANELVKGLVWNGNELQVVIGQDVYKLKEEFMKMNEFAESVGKSEKTKSSYFKRFLQMFGSILPKLIPVFIGFGMIQAIIGILVWTKIMPNFSVTIESIKDLVNVKGFDIFWLILFATGKSSNLFIGIFVAYAASEYFNLRKMIGIGIGVTLCSPILFLSGGLLGIGGEWELFNLGKINVSDPGLQMVLDRLTSIVITPGNIKLFVIIFAIFIAKKLDDWIGTWVSPIFELTVRPFLVFSITILLSFCICMPIWNFFESILSVLMYYAGKIPFGIGVGLYAMLWQLAVILGLHLVLGIVGMVQVLTSIQLGNGGYGIFGLGGSISVYAQLGALISIIIVTKNYNLKKAAISMIPVGVLGITEPIIYGINLPEKKPFLAGLIAAFIAGAFAGIMGVTQRIGTGIGVFEIFGYFQSTIYDPNNEVIGELSNLANGLLYITSCLIALGSGILIGLFIYRGRTDEKKLIIQTNKKLNKFLVTKYNLNDSDKKALVEKINMLDNVITDEYVRQFKDIEKKYSEISKAQAKIEIIKSKNDKKVNSLIKKGQLALNKNNIEKADAIRDQIIALKEELNIFINKLEKSIIEIRNTIDLEELKILHDSKLEQIIKIIETLGYEINLNLLANNYSNNLNSLLISYKEVNLNTDILNLKIKKEKR from the coding sequence ATGAATATTAAAGTTTACGCACCTGTTGATTGTGAAGTAAAAGAAATTACTAAATGTAGTGATAAAACTTTTTCACAAAAAATGATGGGTGAGGGAATTGTTATAGTTCCTATAAAAAACAATTTTGTTTTACCTTTTGACAAAGGCTTAGTATCAGTCATTTTTGATACAAAGCATGCATTTGGTTTCGAGATTAATGAAAATTTGAGTTCAATAATTCATTGTGGCTTAGAAACAGTAAGCTTAGAAGGAAAACCTTTTGATGTTAAAATAAAAGAAAATACATATTTGCAAAAAGGCGATCCAATTTTTGATGTTGATTTAAAATACTTAAAAAGTCAAAATGTTAGTTCTGAAACTCCAATTATTTTTGAACCAGCCTCAGATAAAACAATAAAACTAACTAACTTAAAAGAAGGAAAAGCAAAACAAGGTGATTTAATATGTGAAATTGAAATATCAAATAAGATTCAAAGCTCAAAAGACTTTTTTGTGACCAAGAATAAATATCAAAACGCATATTCTATTATAAATACAGCAGTTGGTTTGAAAAGTAATTATTCAGAAGTATATAATTGCATGACTAGATTAAGATTTAAAATTATTGATAAAAACTTGGTTAATGAAGAAAATATTAAAGCAAATGAATTAGTAAAGGGTCTTGTTTGAAACGGCAATGAATTGCAAGTAGTTATTGGTCAAGATGTATATAAACTTAAAGAAGAATTTATGAAAATGAATGAGTTTGCTGAAAGTGTAGGTAAATCTGAAAAGACAAAATCTTCTTACTTTAAAAGATTTTTACAAATGTTTGGTTCAATATTACCAAAACTTATACCAGTGTTTATTGGATTTGGTATGATTCAAGCGATAATAGGTATACTTGTATGAACAAAAATAATGCCAAACTTTTCTGTTACAATAGAATCAATCAAAGATTTAGTTAATGTAAAAGGATTTGACATATTTTGATTAATATTATTTGCAACAGGTAAATCATCAAATTTATTTATAGGTATATTTGTTGCATATGCAGCTTCTGAGTATTTTAATCTTAGAAAGATGATAGGAATAGGCATTGGTGTTACTTTATGTTCTCCAATCTTATTTTTGTCAGGAGGTTTATTAGGAATAGGTGGAGAATGAGAGTTATTTAACTTAGGAAAAATAAACGTAAGTGATCCAGGTTTACAAATGGTTTTGGATAGACTAACAAGTATAGTTATCACTCCAGGAAACATAAAATTATTTGTTATTATTTTTGCAATCTTTATTGCTAAAAAACTAGATGACTGAATAGGCACATGAGTTAGTCCAATTTTTGAATTAACAGTAAGACCTTTTCTTGTATTTTCAATAACTATATTATTATCATTTTGTATATGCATGCCTATATGAAATTTCTTTGAAAGTATACTTTCAGTTTTAATGTATTATGCAGGAAAAATACCTTTTGGAATTGGTGTTGGATTATATGCTATGCTATGACAATTAGCTGTTATATTAGGATTGCACTTAGTTTTAGGAATAGTAGGTATGGTACAAGTACTTACTAGCATTCAACTAGGAAATGGAGGATATGGAATATTTGGTCTGGGGGGATCAATATCTGTATACGCACAGCTAGGAGCATTAATCAGTATAATTATAGTAACAAAAAATTATAATTTAAAAAAAGCTGCAATATCTATGATACCAGTTGGAGTTTTAGGGATAACTGAGCCTATAATTTATGGTATTAATTTACCTGAAAAAAAACCTTTTTTAGCAGGGCTTATAGCAGCATTTATAGCAGGTGCTTTTGCTGGAATTATGGGTGTTACTCAAAGAATAGGAACAGGAATAGGTGTATTTGAAATTTTTGGTTATTTCCAATCAACAATATATGATCCGAATAATGAAGTGATAGGAGAACTTTCTAACTTAGCTAATGGTTTACTTTATATAACAAGTTGTCTAATTGCATTAGGAAGTGGTATTTTAATAGGATTATTTATTTATAGAGGAAGAACTGATGAAAAAAAACTAATAATACAAACAAACAAAAAGTTAAATAAATTTTTAGTTACTAAATATAATTTAAATGATTCAGATAAAAAAGCACTAGTTGAAAAAATCAACATGCTTGACAATGTTATAACAGATGAATATGTAAGACAATTTAAGGATATTGAAAAAAAATATTCTGAAATCTCAAAAGCACAAGCAAAAATTGAAATAATAAAAAGTAAAAATGACAAAAAAGTTAATTCTTTAATTAAAAAAGGGCAATTAGCTTTAAATAAAAACAACATTGAAAAAGCAGACGCAATCAGAGATCAAATCATAGCTTTAAAAGAAGAATTAAATATCTTTATTAACAAATTGGAAAAATCAATTATAGAAATAAGAAATACAATTGATTTAGAAGAATTAAAAATTTTACATGATAGTAAGTTAGAACAAATAATAAAAATTATTGAAACTTTAGGTTATGAAATAAACTTAAATTTATTAGCAAATAATTATTCAAATAATTTAAATTCACTTCTAATTTCTTATAAAGAGGTTAATTTAAATACTGATATTTTAAATTTAAAAATTAAAAAAGAAAAGAGATAA
- a CDS encoding DUF2130 domain-containing protein yields the protein MSDILFRCPKCGQEITKDSFKNHDSNWTVIENYLGELKQKQENEIRVQLKNELMQQLKEKQTAEINLVKQEMVNDFNKQLENLNISINEKNNLINKLNEQKALEIDKEKNLVISEFNEKIKTYELNIQKQQNMIDQLNQQKITEVNEAKSNLLNEFNTVKNLLEIKLANKEVEIKALDQKLNLEIKKNKEVLINQFGQEINNLKLELNNKKIELENIVIQKDAESKNKELTLINDYDKRIADLVQANREFKIINSKRKGENFEHEVYEDLVKAFSLFDNIEKITTGEKKADYLQTIKNHKREEIGKIVYEVKNAEWSNTWIPKLSTDAASNNTKYGILVATSFNDKYPGLPFVRSDEYENIWITDSESFVFVGQIVRRLVEFENEYNQKIKTVTNASDNELLKELEKQKAELNEYWTVQFPTAYKKMQKELEDLDKVADSLERNSSRIKKSINVINQQFFNKVQKGLSKILGEMKLEELEK from the coding sequence ATGAGTGATATACTATTTCGTTGTCCAAAATGTGGGCAAGAAATTACAAAAGATTCATTTAAGAATCACGATTCAAACTGAACAGTTATTGAAAACTATTTAGGGGAATTAAAGCAAAAACAAGAAAATGAAATTCGTGTGCAACTTAAAAATGAATTAATGCAACAACTAAAAGAAAAACAAACTGCAGAAATCAATTTAGTTAAACAAGAAATGGTTAATGATTTTAATAAACAATTAGAAAATTTAAATATTTCTATTAATGAAAAAAATAATTTAATTAATAAATTAAATGAACAAAAAGCATTGGAAATAGATAAAGAAAAAAATCTTGTTATTAGTGAATTTAATGAAAAGATTAAAACTTATGAATTAAATATTCAAAAACAACAAAATATGATTGATCAATTAAACCAACAAAAAATTACAGAAGTAAATGAAGCAAAAAGCAATTTATTAAATGAATTTAATACTGTAAAAAATTTATTAGAAATTAAACTGGCAAATAAAGAAGTTGAGATTAAAGCTTTAGATCAAAAACTAAACCTTGAAATTAAAAAAAACAAAGAAGTTCTAATCAATCAATTTGGTCAGGAAATAAATAATTTAAAACTAGAGTTGAATAATAAAAAAATTGAATTAGAAAATATAGTTATTCAAAAAGATGCTGAATCAAAAAATAAAGAGTTAACTTTAATAAATGATTATGATAAAAGAATTGCAGATTTAGTTCAAGCTAATCGTGAATTTAAAATTATTAATTCAAAACGTAAAGGTGAAAACTTTGAACATGAGGTTTATGAAGATTTAGTTAAAGCATTTTCATTATTTGATAATATTGAAAAAATTACAACTGGTGAAAAAAAAGCTGATTACTTACAGACAATTAAAAATCATAAACGTGAAGAAATTGGAAAAATTGTTTATGAAGTTAAGAATGCTGAATGGAGTAATACTTGAATTCCTAAATTGTCAACTGATGCAGCAAGTAATAATACTAAATACGGAATTTTAGTTGCAACAAGTTTTAATGATAAATATCCAGGGTTACCATTTGTAAGAAGTGATGAATATGAAAACATTTGAATAACAGATTCAGAAAGCTTTGTTTTTGTTGGTCAAATTGTAAGAAGATTAGTTGAATTTGAAAATGAATATAATCAAAAAATAAAAACAGTAACTAATGCTTCTGATAATGAGTTATTAAAAGAGTTGGAAAAACAAAAAGCTGAATTAAACGAATACTGAACAGTTCAATTTCCAACAGCTTATAAAAAAATGCAAAAAGAATTAGAGGATCTTGATAAAGTAGCTGATAGTTTAGAAAGAAACTCATCAAGAATTAAAAAATCAATTAATGTAATAAACCAGCAATTTTTTAATAAAGTTCAAAAAGGACTTTCTAAAATACTTGGTGAAATGAAATTGGAAGAATTAGAAAAATAA
- a CDS encoding ABC transporter ATP-binding protein yields the protein MNTNKKTSTNAEFFKIISKYYIKYWWITVILALTILSFCLTRASIPLLTQQITLAIKSENRVDLNEAEKALFWGWSSTTIIIVAVSMILIDAIGTFVFNYYSYILGRKVEIDLRNKILEKLVRQDISYYSDKKIGEILTSVVADTQNLGEGAVRIPTNIGISLSQFVVAFIMTFILAWKIAIFGSIIYFALLALYFVFYIQTVKKYAVVREVYEEVNGNVTDRVGTIRLIKSTGTEDYEKAFLEKQQEINYKAHKPAILNLSFLMTTVYAGSMILQFAIPIIAGIIYSIMGDQQASSTFFSTTFPAYMINQASLIATYSSLMGITFSLAVAGVASVKVSNLLKDESRLDPHYTDGIIVNDIKGNIVFKDIEFRYPEKPEKLILPKFNFTFEEGKSYAFVGETGSGKSTIARLLLRFYDPSNGEIIINKDQNLKDLNLSSYLRHIGYVEQEPQILFGDVYENVKYGRFDATNEEVIEACKKAEIHKLISSWPEGYDTILGERGFMLSGGQKQRLVIARMILKNPQILILDEATSALDNIVEKEIQAKLNELMKGRTSFTIAHRLSTIKNVDHIIVLGGNAKGIVQQGTFKELVKVEGHFKNLYEAGLLEEQNH from the coding sequence ATGAACACAAATAAAAAAACTTCAACAAATGCAGAATTTTTTAAAATAATTTCTAAGTATTATATAAAATACTGATGAATAACAGTTATTTTAGCATTAACAATTTTATCTTTTTGTTTAACTAGAGCTTCAATTCCACTTTTAACACAACAAATCACTTTAGCAATTAAAAGTGAAAATCGTGTTGATTTAAACGAGGCTGAAAAAGCTCTTTTTTGAGGATGAAGTTCTACAACAATTATAATAGTTGCTGTATCTATGATTCTAATAGATGCTATTGGAACTTTTGTATTTAACTATTACTCTTATATTTTAGGAAGAAAGGTTGAAATTGATTTAAGAAATAAAATTCTTGAAAAATTGGTAAGACAAGATATTTCATATTATTCAGACAAAAAAATTGGAGAAATTCTAACTAGTGTTGTTGCTGATACTCAAAACTTAGGTGAGGGTGCTGTTAGAATTCCAACAAATATTGGTATTTCATTATCACAATTTGTAGTAGCATTTATAATGACATTTATTCTTGCATGAAAAATTGCAATTTTTGGATCAATTATTTACTTTGCTTTATTAGCTTTATATTTTGTTTTTTACATTCAAACTGTTAAAAAATATGCAGTTGTTAGAGAAGTCTATGAAGAGGTTAATGGTAATGTAACTGATAGGGTCGGAACAATTAGATTAATTAAATCAACTGGAACAGAAGATTATGAAAAAGCATTTTTAGAAAAGCAACAAGAAATTAATTATAAAGCGCATAAACCAGCTATTTTAAATTTATCATTCTTAATGACTACAGTTTATGCAGGTTCAATGATTTTACAATTTGCTATTCCAATCATTGCAGGAATTATTTACTCAATTATGGGTGATCAACAAGCATCATCGACATTCTTCTCAACCACATTCCCAGCATATATGATTAACCAAGCAAGTTTGATTGCAACATATAGTAGTTTAATGGGGATTACATTCTCATTGGCAGTAGCAGGAGTTGCTAGTGTAAAGGTATCAAACTTGTTAAAAGATGAATCAAGACTAGATCCACATTATACTGATGGAATTATTGTTAATGATATTAAAGGCAATATTGTGTTTAAAGATATTGAATTTAGATATCCAGAAAAACCAGAAAAATTAATTTTGCCTAAATTTAACTTTACATTTGAAGAAGGCAAATCATATGCCTTTGTTGGTGAAACAGGTTCTGGTAAATCAACCATCGCTCGTTTGTTATTAAGATTCTATGATCCAAGTAATGGTGAAATTATTATTAATAAAGATCAAAACTTAAAAGACTTAAATTTATCAAGTTATTTAAGACACATTGGTTATGTAGAACAAGAACCACAAATTTTATTTGGTGATGTTTATGAAAACGTTAAATATGGGAGATTTGATGCAACTAATGAAGAAGTTATTGAAGCTTGTAAAAAAGCTGAAATACATAAATTAATTAGTTCATGACCAGAAGGATATGACACAATTCTTGGAGAAAGAGGATTTATGTTATCTGGTGGACAAAAACAAAGATTAGTTATTGCTAGAATGATTTTAAAAAATCCACAAATATTAATCTTAGATGAAGCTACTTCTGCTTTAGATAACATTGTAGAAAAAGAAATTCAAGCAAAACTAAATGAATTGATGAAAGGCAGAACAAGTTTTACTATTGCTCATAGGCTTTCAACAATTAAAAACGTTGATCATATTATTGTTTTAGGTGGAAATGCTAAAGGAATAGTACAACAAGGAACATTTAAAGAGTTAGTTAAAGTGGAAGGCCATTTTAAAAACTTATACGAAGCAGGGTTATTAGAAGAACAAAATCATTAA